aaaaaaagtgtgtatgtgtgtgtgtgcagccttcATGTTCTTAAATACTCATCTCTTTTGAAGTCGAACTATCCTCCAGTGCACTTTCCTTTATGTTCATGGGTCCCATACATCCTGGTAAACCTTGACATTTATACATATCTGTTGCTCTATATCACAATGAAAAATGACCAGTgctgtgcaagttcacacctctcatgaactagttcaaagttcagttcatacaagtaaacatgaatagttcacgttcatagttcaccatttaaattcttaactagttcatagttcagttcatttcatagttttaaggtggaaagttagaatgaaagacttaacttgtaaAAGAAAACCTTTTCCATCACTACcacttgcctttactgtcggaatctttatcacagtgtgtaaaaatccctctctgctttctcttgccatctgaatatgagaccgagagctgttgtgttgcaggtatggcatggccctttaaggaaagtttgtagtgtgtgatgtagtgcaccagggtattgtgggaaaagacgctaaaagtgtgtgtataacgagaagtgacgggccacctagaggtgatgcgagtgttgctcctgctgtatatccgagaaataaagtggccgcattccaagtaaagaaacatctcctcctcctacttcacggagcggtccggacagcgagccaagataacccgtgagccgagctccagactacggctcggagccgagacactggccagcagaaaacacttggaatacgttgcttgtttggtgtgcatgtgtgtgtgcgatgaatcatgggtaacgtactgcgaagtcgagttacttggttcaggttaggctacatcgcggacatttcacgggcactgagcaactacatggtgcaagcattcgatttagacagcatctctcctcaggagaaggaaaacattccgtaacgttttagctagacctcagataatattgtaacggactggtagttaggtttatgttctgtttgactgctatgtgtttgttatgacttatgtccagctaactacaccatgtcaataagtattgggatttccagagggtcagtgaaccagtcggggtggggcaagtgacagttctagaccaatggctggagagttacctggcatgacaggctctcattggctgatgagttggcatgtcaagAGTGAATGAGGAAGCgaagtgaagaacacagtagtggatgacaggagtgtcggagttacaaacaagaagtgtgtcgtgttcgctggactttaataaagttacacataaagagagaagtttcctgtcgtctatacgccaggacgctgaaatatgaacgtgttcaccgctcaaattcattatttgtcattgaagtgcgttcagttcatcgttctcacaaaagtgaacgtgttcaatgaacgcgttcttttgcgttcgttcatgcacaacactgaaaaTGACCAATACTTCTTATTATCATCTTGTTGTTGTGATGACCCCTAAAAACAGTTTTGCTATTCACGCATTTagacaaacattcatacagtgctttTATCTGCagcactctctgtctcacacatcaCTCTCACATTGCCGGCACAGCcttaatttggggttcagtatcttgccaatgACAATTTGGCATGTGGAACAGTGGAGACTGGTATCAAACcactgaccctctggttagtaGAAGACCCTTCCCAGTGAATTCTCATCAGATTTTCAAACCGTTTGCTTTGTTACAAATGTCAGATGTGTATATGACACAGAAGGCTTGGTTACATTGAAATTGAAGGCTTCGTCATCTGTTGTAAGTGTAGTAATATTCCtataatatttaagaataagTTACCCAAAATATCTAACTTCATCATGATTTTGGAAATAATTCAATTCTTAATTCATTGAAATAAGACTATTACATTAAACACTGTTATATGCTCAGTGCTTGGAAGACTTCATATTGTTTTGGACTTTTACACAGTGACAGCAAAATATTGGAGATCTGCTTTTTCAGGAAAACTAAGTCTAAGAAggcatattatttgtattagatCAGTTAATGGGTGTTGCTTCTCTACTACTAGTGTATGTAACCTGGGAAGAAAACATATCCAAACAAGGAAGTATAGCACCTCAGTCAAATCCAAATTGATAAGAGAAAGCGTTAAAGCGCTTTCCCAAATGTGTCATCAGGCAAAGAAAACTCAAAGAGAGGAGCTGagaacagagagacagggacagtCAGACAGAGGCATCTTTCGTCTCCAAGCTACGATGCAAAGtgtaatgtactgtgatgtGTTGGATTCAAAGGCTCGTCTCGGAGACAGAGATGATAATGAATCACTTTTACTGGAAGATTGTGATACAAGGAGTGGCAGTCCaataacaacaaataacaaCCCCCGAGGAGGGAACAGAACACCTCCCAGAACTGTGAAACAAACTGTGGACCCCGGTCTAACGCCACATCCTTTGGAAAACCATGGATGTGAAAAACATGCAACAGGACAGCCTCCGCAGTTTCTGTGGAAGAAAGCAGCTTGGGCAAGGGAATGAAATGAACCATCTTCGAGAATCTATCAACAACTGTTAAAATAGTGGTGTTACCTTTCGAGGGAGGCAACCCGGTAACAAAGTCCAGAGAGATGTCAGACCAGGGGCGATGGGGCACAGAAAGTGGCTGCAGGATACCAGAGGGTGGACGTCACAAATGAGCCCAATGGATGACCTGGGAACGAAGtggaacagacacaaacaaccggTTCAGGGGACAGCCGTCCGGAACCTGACGATTAATATGTCTGACCCTTTGTTCAATACCCCAGGTAACGGCCTCTACCATACAGGATGGAGGTAAGATATTAGAGGGAAATCTTGGTGCAGAACCAGGGTCAAATAGACGAGACAGTGCATCTGCTTTAGCATTCTTTGAACCAGGGCGATATGACAGGGAGAAATTAAATcgattaaaaaacaaagcccACCTGGCCTGTCTGGAATTGAGCCGTTTTGCGGGCCGGACGTATTCAAGATCAGTCCAAACCAAGAACGGCTGTTCTGCTCCCTCCAACCAATGACACCATTCCTCCAGGGCCACTTTAATAGCCAGCAACTCTCTATTCCCCACATCATAATTTCATTCAGCGGGAGAGAGTTTCAGAGAGGGAAAAGCGCAGGGATGAAGCTTcttgtccacttgtgatctTTGCGAGAGGATTGCCCCAACTCCTACGTCCAAGGCATCAACCTCAACCATGAACTGAAGATCAGGGTCCGGGAATGTGAGGACTGGGGCAGTAGTAAAGGTCTCCGTCAATTTTTGAAAGGCTCTCTCAGCCGGTAGTAACCACTGAAACTTCATATTTGAGGAGGTCAGTTTATGCAATGGAGAAGCAATAGTTCTAAAGTTCCTAATGAAACATCTGTAAAAATTAGCAAAACCCAGAAAGCGTTGGAGATGTTTGCGAGAAGTGGGAGTAGACCACTCAGTCACCGCGCTAACCTTCGCCGGATCCATCTGGATGTTGTCTTGAAAGACGATGAACCCTAGGAAAGCGACAGAGGACACATGAAATTCGCACTTCTCTGCCTTCACAAAGAGTTGGTGGGTGAGAAGACGCTGGAGAACCTTGTGAACATGCTGGACATGAGTGTCCTCATCTGGGGAGAAGATGAGGATatcatccaaataaacaaagacatattGGTTCAACATCTCGCCGAGTACCAACGCCTGGAATACCGCATTAGATAAACCGAATGGCATCACGAGGTACTCATAGTGACCACTGGGGGTATCAAAGGCTGTTCTTCCATTCATCCCCTTCCCTTATCATCACCAAGTGATAGGCGTTCCTCAGGTCCAGCTTGGTGAAGACCTTAGCGTTCTTTAATAGCTCAAacgcagaggagatgaggggaagAGGATATCGATTCTTGATGGTAATCTCATTTAATCCCCGATAATCAATACATGGGCGGAGCGTCTTATCTTTCTTGGCAACAAAGAAGAACGCAGCTCCGCCATGAGAGGAGGATGGCCCGAATAAGTCCTGCCGCCAGGGAAGAGTCAATATATTTGGTCATAGTTTTTACCTCCAGGGAAGACAAGAATAGAGGGGCCCCCTAGGGGGTGAAGTACCTGGTAGCAGGTCAATGGCACAGTCATAAGGTTGATGAGGCAGTAGAGAGGAAACCCGTGTCTTGTTGAAGACTTCCTTGAGGTCTAGATAACATGGAGGGACTCGGGAGAAATCGGGGAAATCAGCGTCTGAAGAAGCTGTGCAGGGAGAGGTGACAGCAGATCGAGAAGCAGGAAGTTCTAGACAACTGGGAGACGAAACATAGGGGGTGTGGGATACTTTGGAGATAGAAACAGCGTGAATGCAGGTAAAAGTAAAGTGTCTGTCCCAACCTGTTACTTCTCTTGTGACCCAGTTCATGTGGGGGTTATGTATGGAGAGCCATGGAAAACCCAGAATGAGAGGGTGTGATGGAGAGTCGAATAGGTAAAAGCTCAGAGATTCAGAATGTTCTTTGGAGATGATCATTTGAATCGGATCAGCGCGTTGAGTTATCTTACATATAAGCATCCATCTAGAGCGTGAGCCTCTAATGGCTTGGGAATAGGATATAATTTCTTAGCTGATCTCCAGTCTATAAAATTCTCGTCAGCCCCTGAGTCaactaaaaaaggataaatgACAGTCTGAGATGGTGTGATGAGCATTGCTTGCATGAGAGGTCGAACAGAAGAAACAGTAGTGTGGCTCACCAGTGTATACTTTGCTGTTGGTCCTTCACTGGACAGCCTGAGAGATAGTGACCCATCTGACCACAATAGATGCAACTCCCCTCAAGGACTCGACGTTGACACTCCTCTGGACTGAGCTTGGTTCGACCCAGCTGCATTGGCTCTTCTGCACCGTCAGAGGGCGCTGGTGCGCCGGCCGTGGGTGTGAATTGGCCGGAGCTCGCCAGGATTGTTGAGTTGTGGTCGACTGCCCCCTCTGGACAGGAGCAGAATAATCCGGTCTGGATCTCCGACGATCCTGGAGACGTTTATCAATCTTGACGACCAGTGCTATGAGAGAGTCCACATCTTCTGGCAATACACGATTGATCAGCTGATCCTTGATGGGCTCCGCTAACCCATACAGGAAAGCGTCAAACAAGGCTTCCTCATTCCAACCACTATCGGTTGCCAATGTGCGAAACTCAATGGCATAATCAGAGACACGCCAATTGCCCTGGCGAAAACCCATCAGTGCTCTCGCTTCCTCTCGACCAGGGTTAGTGGTGTTGAAGATCTTGCTCGGTGTCTCCGTAAACAGCTGAACCGAGGAGCAGACGTGCAAGTTCCTTGCCCGCTCGGCAGTCGCCCATCTCTCTGCCCTGCCAGAGAGATATGAAATTACGTACGCCACTTTGGAGAGTTCCGTCTGGAAAGATGGTGCATTTAACTCAAAGTGGAGACCACACTGTACCAGAAAGGATCGACAGTCTCCAGAATCCCCGGAAAATCTCTCGGGACGAGAGAGACGTGGTGGGACCACAAGCGGAGCAACAGCGGGAAGTGAAGCTGGAGCTGGGGCTGtgactggagctggagctggctcTAGAACAGCACTCGGAGCGGTGAAGGTGTCCAGACGATCCATGAGCTGTTTGAACTGATTAATCAGAAAACTAACCTGACTGTGAATGTTCTCCTGGCATTCCGACATCCCTCACATATCGAAGCGAACCGCTTTAAATTATTCCTCCGTCTGATGAAGTAATGGTGCCTGAAGGGCAGCGCGCCTGGAACCGGAGTCGGCTGAATCCATTTTGTGGGCCAGTTCGTACTGTAATGTACTGGGATGTGTTGGATTGAAATGCTCGATTCGGAGACAGAGATGATAATGAAACACTTTTACTGGAAGATTGTGATACAAGGAGTGGCAGTCCAATAACAACACAATTCCAAATAGTGTCGGGCAGAAGCAGAAGACGAAGGAGATCCAGTCCAGGTTCAGTACACAGGTAAGGCAGTCCAATACCAAGCATACGATTCCGATGACTGTCAGGCAGCAGCAGGGGTCGGTGAAGATCCAGTCCAGGTTCGGTACACGGGTAGACAAGAGTAGAGCAGGCAGAGGTACAGACAGGGAAGAGGCAAAAGTGGAGTCGATTACAAGGACGGGGGTCAGAATCACAGGAAGCTTACTAAACATGGAAAATGCTGGAACTCTTGAGACAAGGgggaaacaaagacgaactggcaaagcgacacaggaacacacagaataaaaacactaggtgatgaggaacaggtgcaaacaatcgggAAGGAGCAGATAATCAAGCAGGTGGAGCACACACAAGGGATgtagtgaggagtctgaaaagagaggagaggtgagtaaacatAACAACCCAGAACAAAAGAATAAACGATAAATATCAGGCCAACTTAACCTGAATAATCAGGACTGGACGTAACACATAGGTCCTCTCGTAAATAGATAAAAGTAGAGATTTTAGTCTTGTTGTTCTGTTGAACCGTGTAGttatgataattaaaaaaaggttatttctcTTCTAGGAGAGAGACTGTTCACTGAATTCGtcttttgaattaaatgagcTACACAAACATCAGAAACCTCCATTACATTGTGGAGGAAGTAGAAACAAAAACCGAATAATCACACTATAACAACTTCATGACCGGATAATCAGCTTTAAGGGTAAGGGTAATGATAGAAGTGCTGGTGAAGGTAAGGGTAAGGCCAGAAGTGCTggtaagggtaagggtaagGACAGCGTGATGGTTTATACTGTCCAGCAGATCCTTACAGTCCTCACAGGACCTGCTTGACAGTTGAAACCAGCACTTCTGTCAATTTATCATCAGGTGTTATCTAAGGGAGTGTAGAGCTGttgattttagattttaaacACTGAGGCCACATGGTTAGCTGATCCACCGCAGAAATATTGCAGAACAAATCCCAGTGTGTTCacaacttcctctctctcctctcttcctgcagTATAAGGGACGGGCCAATCTGCACGCGTTTGCGGACTGGTGTGGCAAATCTATAGCTGAGCTCCGCAAGAACCCGCACTACCCGCTGTATCCTCACGTGAGTCAGAGCCTGACCTTAGGACCCCACACTGCATTAATTCTGTTCAGTGAATCATTACTTCAGCCAGGGAGGGTGTGGTTGTGCCCTTatccattggtttgtttgttctacAGCAGGATTACGCTGAAATATCTCAGCAACAATCAGATGGAACACTATGAAATGTCATTCATTCATGATCCCCAGAGGATTAATCTTGACCTAAGtgattctcttttcttcttcagtgtCACAGTGAGGTGTTTTTACACAGAGGTGCATTCTACATCCTCATGTTAGATCCTCAGGTCCCTGGACTGAAGAGGTTGTCCCCCTTTGAGTAAACATGGTGGCTGattctttgtgtttcctcactCTTTCAGTCCAGAAGTACAGTACTGAAGCTGGCCGTCATTCCTAAGTGGACTAACTATGGAATCAGGATATTTGGCTATCTGCATCCATATACTGATGGTACCTCACTAGTCCCTTCTTGATACCATGCTTACACTTCATACATCTCCTAGATATCTCTGTCTGAATCCCTAACCCcttgtttcctttttctctcaggAGAGTTTGTTTTTGCTCTGAGCTCTCAGGACAACTCTGAGTTGTGGCTAAGCACAGATGACTCCCCCCTCAATTTGCAGTTACTGGGATGGGTTGGAAAGGTATTCATCTCAGTCATCTTCTTAAGCAGCAGAGGAACATTTCCACATTTGTGTCACTGACATTAACATGGACATTATAATTCTGACTATTGATCTTATTCTGaattaaactttgtttttaacTCATGTGATTTTCACATGAGTTGCTCATAGAATATTCATCGTTAATATTCAGTACATTTTCAATCAACATTACATCATACTATAGTTCACACTCGACCCTAGGTTGTTCGTCATCCAGCAGTTGGTAACTGCTTGATGTTGATTTGAACACATACACATGTCTACATAATGTGACGAAGGACAGAATATCCACATTCcttaatttgatttgtgttattCCAAGTTTGACCAGATTCAAGATGAAAAGAAGCTGCTGTTTACATGGCAGTGTCTTACTTAGTTTATTGTCTTAATTGGGTTATGAAAatgtgtgtccatgtaaacgTGTGTTAATATTTGCTTTCTTAATAATTGATTTATAATTAATTGCTTCCTTTTATTAGACTGGCTCAGAGTGGACGGCCCCTGGCGAGTTTGAGAAATATGTTAGTCAGATATCCAGACCAGTGAGGTGAGTTTAGTTTGTGTCTATGTTGGAAATATAAATGTACTTACATATTATTACAAAATTTCCACTAAATATCTCATTCAAGATTATATCTATCTGTAGGGATATCgagtgtgattttctttttttttcttttttttcttttttcttttatttattattgcttTATTTTACGTAGGTATGtaagtttgtgtgcgtgtttatctttatttatttatttttttgtatgtatgtatatgcagTGAAGTTCACCTGCATTTCATTGTGCAACTTGTGTGGTATGTGtcaatgtgttttgtattggaaataaataaaaaaacattgttcaaaaaaaaaaaaatctcattcaAACATAATCAAACCAGTGAGAAAAGCACAGGTGGATTTCTTGTAACAAACAAGGTTAAAAAGAAGCAAAATATTTTATACAGTAGGATCTGCTTACTCATCACAAGCAAAAATGAAATCAGGACTTGCATATTGTCACTTGTAGGATTCATCTTGATCCATACAGGGGTACTAACGCGGAGGTTTCCAGCTTCTGCTTCACCAACATTGACCATTCATTCTTCAAACTGTCTCTAACAAGTCCCCTGTGTTAGACTTTGCATACCTTATCTAAGCTCGTTAGCACCTGAGGGGTTGGGACAGATGTATTGAAACGATATCCGGGTTCAGTCAGGGACAGAAAATTAGGGACCGTACTGTCCTCTGCCATGTATCTATGGAACTGCTTCACTTGCAGGAGTGCAACGTTACCAAAACTCATGTCTTCACATAAACACAATCCAGTTTCATAACCTGTAAGATGTCATAACCTAGTTCTATGTAAACATGCATATGTCCCTCTGACAGGCTTTCTGCAGAGAGGAAGTACTTTTTTGAACTTCTCCACAAGCAGGACCATGAAGGGACAGACCATGTGGAGGTGGCGGTAAGTAGCTCGTCCCAGCTCATATAGACTTTAAAATCCAAATGTCACTTCTCTGTTTTCTTGTGTCATTTGCAGCTGTAACATTATGTGTAACCTGAGCTTTTAAACAGAGAAGAGACGTGTAgttctttgtgtcttttttcacaCAGTGGCAGCTCCAGGGTGAAGGCTCCAGATTCACTGTTATTGACTCCCAGCACATCTCTCTCTATGTTGGTAAAGACATGCATCAACCCAGACATCATTCCTTCTGACACTGAAATGGCTGAGACACCTCAGAGTGAATTTGCACCACAACGCGTCTCAAACCACAACTACTTCTTTATCATTTCTGCTCAGATGCTCACACTGTATCAAGTCAGTGGTTTTGTGGCACATTTGAATGTGGAGCACTTCTCTGATTTTATTGTCCTGTGGCTTCATCCCACAGATGAGTCTGCTATGATAGCGGGTGATGTTGAACACATACCTCAGACGGCTGCAAGTCACTCCAACACGAAACAGAGCAGCTCTACAGTCGACATGCTGAGGGAAGACCCACGAGACGTTCTCCTCCATGGTGAGAGACATTTCTGTGTCTCGTTTGGTTTCACATCAGGATGAAAGTGATTTCCTCCGATTGAAGCACAAAGTAATCTCTGCTCTAATTTCTGTTGTGTTGGTTTGAAGTGCCTTTGATAAACAGCAAATTCCTACAAGATGTTTTGCCCGACTGCGAGTACAAACCCAGCTACGCATACCAAGGTTCTCATCTGGCCCGCTATCAAGGACTAAattatgtatgtatttttatgttgttgtgtttctgatggATTGACATCCTGCTCATACTGTTCTTCAGAATACAGTTTTGAAAGTGGACAACCATGTTCTCTACAAATGTTACAGGGTAGCACTGAGGACACAATTATTTTTGCTTCCGCACTGGTGACAGCCAGTGGCTGGAGGCGTCATGATTTCAGGTTTTACGTCCGTCTCATTCTTGTGAATACGTAGAAGACCgtgagggaatttcttaaaaTGTGTCAGATTCACAATTAGATTCTGGCGGTCAAAGGTGTGACCTCATAAAACCTATTTAGAGCCTTGAGAACGCGACATCTCAGAAACCTTTCAAATTtgtaattcactcattatctactcagttACCCCTTTGCCGATagggggtgaagtgtttgagttgcAGGGGTGAACAGTGtagcagccgaatccaatacaactaAAAATATTAGCTAGCTATCTTGCTAATGCTAACCTCCACTGGTAGTGAGTTATCTTGCTAATGCTAACCActgctagcttagccacttgtGGTGGACCTTTAGGGtgctacactgtttacccctgaaactcctgcagtgttttgtgagcccaaacacttcacccacccctctaaCGGCAGAGgggtgagtggataatgagtgaattatcatttttgggtgaactattaCTTTGAAGTTAACAGatcagatttcagtggtcaaaggtcatggtaggctgtttgattatttaaatatgaacatgTGTTGTGCTCTTTGATCGGGTCCTTGAGGACGTGGCTTCATAAGCTTCATCAAACAAGACCTCATGTTCATCTCCTCTCAATAAGCTCTCTGGTCTTTAACAGCACgtcatttcatttcctctcacCAGGTCAAATCGTCCTTCATCTACCCTAATGATCATACCCGACTCACACAAATGGAGTCCGAGAAAAGCTGCTTCTACCACGCCCACATCTTGGAAAAGTGAGACCTCCGGGGATAAACGTGACAATGAAATTATAGATCCATTTGTTGTAGCATCCCTGGCTGAATGAGGGTCTGACTTTCTTTTACTGATGGCTCACAACAATTGATTGACAACTCCAAACATGTTGTGAACAGGTTACCCGCTAAAGGTGTGATAATATTCAACTACAGTCTTTTAGATCATCCTTTATAAAGCTTGTCTTTAATATGAATTACTATttattagtgctgtcagttaaacgcgttattaacgacgttaacgcaaacccattttaacgacgTCAATTTTTTTCTCGCGAGgttaacgcagagctgccacTTTCCCcatgtgacacacgcttttgcatgttttcacacgcactcacgccacaaaTCCAATTTGTCTGTATttgtgctcccagatagcgcactggtcccggggctccgccccccgccccgcttacttgctcagagagacacagtgagatcagacctcgtctccacttcctttcactatccagaaatgaagccaaaatatcatgGATATAAATGTTGCCATCTTggacatttggagccagaatcAGTAACGATCAGAGGATGCCATGGTAGAAAGGTCCCATTAATAAACATGCTGGACCAATCATCGCGAGTCACTCACTAATCATGACTTTTCACGAACTTTATATGTTATAGTTATACACATAATAAACATCAGTCTGAATAGAACTAGCTCAAACGAtagaaaacatctttgagaaaaatgtatttgatgtaaACTTTGACTTTGGTTCATGTCCTATCCACCAACATGgaagatgtttattttttaagtgtgtcatctgaaaacacaatgtAACATCAAATTCTAATTTGTTGCATAATCTTGTCTCCTTATCTTCAGCTCTGAAAACATGAAACTAGACAGCCCAGACCTGCAGGAACAAGACATAAgtattttctccctttttcttaTTTAGAAAATAGTTACTTTTGTTGTCAGACCAATTCACTctaattttctgttttttcctctgGTAAATGCTAGATCAGAACATGATGGGGGAGAAATCAGCACACGACTATGAAACAGAATATGAGATCTTTGCTGAGAAATTCCGGGAGGTACTCCGGTCCTTACCCGTGCATGAAGACGACACAAAGCCTAATCCTCAGAAGACCCAAATTGTGAGCGAGGAGCGGAGGATTGTAAAAAGATCACTTAAGCTCCTGCAGGTAAAGAATAATGTCAACCAGCACTGGAGTCAGACCTTCCAGATCAACCACCTGGACTATCGGGCACATAATTCAGATGCTATGGAAATGAATTGCAATATTGCTGGCAGTCTGCTTATCAACTCCAATGAGGTTCTGCCAGTGGTCAAGAATTTCATGGACAAACTCAACAAAGAACCTAATGGgtaagtgtatttgtgtctgCACCAGCACATCACCTGGGTAATAGAACAAAAATTGGTGTCATTTCAATGGGAGTTGTTTTGCCTCCACACTGGTGAAAGTCAATGGCCAAAAGCatcatgttttcaggttgtccgttttttttttatagctacaTTATATAAATTGATTAATACTATATCTATCTTAAAGGGCCTGTATTGAGTAAAATgcattttctgggcttttactatccgTAATACAGTCTCTCCACAGGCTtttttcactcagtccattctaagaaatatgttatcgAAATGTCTTGTTTCGTACTTCCTCCCTCGTATGATGTTATGCGGGATCACACTCATCTCTCAGCCCCGTCCAGCCGGTACCAGTCCAGCCTACGAACCCACCCACGCTGCCCCCCACCACTACCCCTCCACAATAAACTCGACacgacagttttttttccctttaaagTGCCGATATATCTTCTTAAGGGTACTAATACCTCAAATGAAGtcccagaaaggtgtaaaatatgtgTAGAGCTGCAGCGATCAGTCACTTAATGGATCAGTTCACTGATCTAAAGTAAATGAGAAACTATTTTGCAGACctgtcactgtgtctctctctgcccctgCAGGCGGTTCACGTTGGTGCAAGTGGTTAACGTGGTGAAGCGTGTGGACCCAGCCAAAGGAATCCGCTACCTCCTGGAGCTGCGGCTGAAAGACATGAAGGGCCAGATGCTGCGTCTGTCACAATACGTCTACGCTACGAGTAACCAACCTGAGCTGGTTCTGTGTAACCCAGTGGCCTTCAGCTGGAATCCTCTTGCCACCGTCCACATCATAGTTCCAGGTACTGTACATCCCCCTTTGACCAGGCTCATTTCCAGTGGTGGAGATTGCACATTGACTCCAGTGCCTTACATCGATACAATTTTTAGGCACATTACTTAAAAGttttcatttatacatttatttgacagcttCAGTTGTGAGTTACTTTCAGATGATTTGAGAaaaggttttgtatttttaaattgtatttagaaAAGTGTTAACACACTGATTTTATGCTCCTAAACGTTAATTATTGACAACAAGTATGTGATTCTACATTTAGTCTTTATCAGATGTAATTCTTAATATTTCTTTAAGAAAGTTTCAGCACCAAAACTTAAAACCCCACACTGTACAAAGATAATCTCCtgctctccagaaatgaagcaatAATATCCCAAATACAAGCGCTCCATCTTGTGCCCATGAAATTTGCAGTAGCAATCTGGAGATGGAACCAGGGTACAGAGGTCCTGCCGATACACGTGCTCGACCAAGTGCAACTCAGTCACCGCTGATGATGTTTCACTCTATTTTCATCAACATGAATGTGATGACAACTATCTAATATGTCAGAAATCAacgctgaattttttt
Above is a genomic segment from Pleuronectes platessa chromosome 7, fPlePla1.1, whole genome shotgun sequence containing:
- the LOC128444347 gene encoding beta-1,4-N-acetylgalactosaminyltransferase 3, with protein sequence MTIDSPLTRLRRRNICLMFGTILLLGTLAVYLEMIGTEAWNHNSSLKAYSVSNIWRKSISDNWDQPNNLEDSDAWTTSDTPQPWKKKYKGRANLHAFADWCGKSIAELRKNPHYPLYPHSRSTVLKLAVIPKWTNYGIRIFGYLHPYTDGEFVFALSSQDNSELWLSTDDSPLNLQLLGWVGKTGSEWTAPGEFEKYVSQISRPVRLSAERKYFFELLHKQDHEGTDHVEVAWQLQGEGSRFTVIDSQHISLYVDESAMIAGDVEHIPQTAASHSNTKQSSSTVDMLREDPRDVLLHVPLINSKFLQDVLPDCEYKPSYAYQGSHLARYQGLNYVKSSFIYPNDHTRLTQMESEKSCFYHAHILENSENMKLDSPDLQEQDINQNMMGEKSAHDYETEYEIFAEKFREVLRSLPVHEDDTKPNPQKTQIVSEERRIVKRSLKLLQVKNNVNQHWSQTFQINHLDYRAHNSDAMEMNCNIAGSLLINSNEVLPVVKNFMDKLNKEPNGRFTLVQVVNVVKRVDPAKGIRYLLELRLKDMKGQMLRLSQYVYATSNQPELVLCNPVAFSWNPLATVHIIVPVKNQARWVHKLITEMEKVFRESGDTNFNLIVTDYDSTDMDVEKALKKSSLHRYQYLKLSGNFQRSAGLQAGIDLIKDPHSIVFLCDLHLQFPTSIIDSIRKHSVEGHMAFAPIVLRLDCGSSPLEARGFWEVQGFGLLGIYKSDLDAVGGMNTREYTDRWGGEDWELLDRIIKSKLEVDRIYLRNFFHFFHSKRGMWNEQL